The Arachidicoccus terrestris genome includes the window CTGTTCCTGGTAGGGCAATACCGGTTCCCTTTAGAAAGATATAGCTGGGAATTACCCGAAGGCGGCGGTCCGCTGAATGAAGCCGCGCTGAGCGCGGCAAAAAGGGAGCTCCTGGAAGAGACTGGATTGGTCGCGAATAATTGGCAGGAGTTTTTGACTATGGATCTTTCTAATTCAGTTACGGATGAGCAGGCAACCGTATTTCTGGCCACGGGTCTTAGCCAAAAAGAAGCGGCACCGGAACCAACAGAAAAATTGCAAATCATCCGTAAGTCATTCAGTCAGGTTTTTGATCTGGTGATGGCAGGGAAGATCACGGATAGCATTACAGTTGCGGCTATCCTTAAATTAAAAGCGATGGGGTATAGTTAATCGCAATGATGATCTCCCCGCGTTTCCGAGAGTCAATGATGACTGTTTATTGCCCGATGCCGTAATAGATAAAACCTGCCTTGGTCAACTGCACGTCATCATAGATATTTCTGCCATCAAATACAACCGGGGTTTGCATCAGTGATTTTATCTGATTCCAGTTAGGAAGCCTAAAGGCATTCCATTCCGTAATGAGTGCAATGGCGTCAGCACCTTTGACGGAGTCATATACATCTTCTGCCCATTTCACTTTATCGGATAATACTTTGCGGGCTTCTTTCATGGCTTCCGGGTCATAGACCTGGACTTTCGCTCCCGATGCCAGTAACGCTTCGATCAGTACCAGCGCCGGTGCCTCCCTCATATCATCGGTATTAGGCTTAAAAGCGAGTCCCCAGACCGCTATAGTCTTGCCCTCCAATGATTGATCATAATGCCGGTTGATCTTGTCAAATAATACCTTTTTCTGTGCATCGTTGACCGCTTCCACAGCTTCTAGCAAACGTAATGGATATTGATGATCCTTACCCGTACGCAGTAAGGCTTTAACATCCTTGGGAAAGCAAGAGCCTCCATATCCGACTCCCGGGTAGAGGAACTTTCTGCCAATGCGGGGATCGGTGCCTATACCCGCCCTTACATGAGATACATTGGCGCCGACTTTTTCGCATAAATTTGCAATATCGTTCATAAAGCTGATGCGGGTGGCCAACATGGCATTGGCTGCATATTTTGTCATTTCCGCGGAAGGAATGTCCATATACAGAATACGGTAGCCATTCAACAAGAATGGCTTGTAGAGCGTATCCATTGTTTCCCTGGCCCGGTTGCTGTCAATGCCCACAACGATTCTGTCAGGGCTCATAAAATCTTTAATGGCCGCCCCTTCTTTTAGAAACTCTGGATTAGATACGACATCAAAGGGTATATCCTGCCCTCTTTTTTCTAACGCTTTGTTGATCGTAGCCCGGACCTTTTCTGAAGACCCGACCGGCACAGTGCTTTTGGTAACGACAACTGTATAATCTTCCAGATGTTGTCCGATCGAATCTGCTACAGAGAGTACATATTGCATATCGGCGCTGCCATCTTCTCCCGCAGGGGTGCCTACTGCGATAAATACGGCGCCAGCGTCTTTTATATGATCCGCTATGGAAGTGCTGAAATGAAGCCTTTTGCTTTTGACATTACGGTTAACAATATCTTCCAGTCCAGGTTCAAATATGGGCAAGATGCCTTTTTGAAGATTGTCAATCTTTTGCTGATCGACATCCACACAGCAAACATCCACCCCGATATCTGCCAGACAGGCACCTGTTACTAATCCCACATATCCTGAGCCCGCAATTACTACTTTCATGTATGCGCATTTTAATTTATTATTATAACCCTGCTCAAATTGTCCCAAACCAATCCGGCGTCGAAAGCCTAAAAATAACTCTGTAGCAGGAATTAAAAAAGTTCTGGAAAGATAATACATCCTTCTTTATCAAATTTTAAAAAAAGCCTAATCTGCATTCCACTGTACAGGATTTGGTTAAAAATAAGGTCATGGTTGCGTTACCAGTCTATTTTTTGTACTTTGCGCACAAATCATGTAAAATATGACAGATCAATATAAATATACAGTGACAGACAGGTTTTTGCGGTATGTAAAAATTGATACACAAAGCGATCCAGATAACCCGGCTTTTCCTTCTTCAGAGAAGCAAAAAGATCTTAGCAAGCTCTTGGTTAAGGAATTGTTGGAAATGGGCATTAAGGATGCGGTGATGGACCAAAATGGCTATGTTTATGCGACAATTGAATCTAACACAGATAAAGAAGTCCCGGTTATTTGTTTTTGCTCCCATGTGGATACTGCGCCGGATTGTTCTGGAAAAGATGTACGGCCTATTGTTCATGAGAATTATGATGGCAGCGATATTCAGCTGCCCGATGATCCGGATCAGGTGATCCGTATGGCGGACTATCCTTATTTAAAAACACATTTGGGTAAATCGATCATTACGGCTAGCGGTAAAACGTTGTTAGGCGGAGACGATAAAAGCGGCGTTGCGGTTATTATGGATTCGGCTCATTATTTAATCAACCACCCAGAGATAAAACACGGAACCGTAAAAATTTTGTTTACGCCGGATGAAGAAACTGGCAGAGGTACCGAAAAGGTGGACTTAAAAAGACTGGGCGCTGATTTTGGGTACACATTGGATGGAGGCGAACTGGGAAGCTTTGAGGATGAAACTTTCAGTGCTGATGGAGCCAAAATCACGGTACACGGGGTTATTGCACATCCGGGTTATGCGAAAGGTAAGCTCGTTAACGCGCTTAAAATTGCAGGAGAAATCCTGGCTGCTTTACCTAAAAATGAATTCAGTCCGGAAACGACCAGTGGGAGAGAAGGCTTTGTGCATCCTGTCAAGGTAGAAGGGATTGCAGAGGAGGCGTCCATTGATTTTATCGTGAGAGACTTCATAACCGAGAATCTGGCAAAACATGAGGCCAGACTCAAGGCGATAGCGGAAGAAATCATCCTGCAATATCCAGGTGTTAAACTAGACTTTGCTGTCAAGGAACAATATCGGAATATGAAGGAAATCCTGCAACAATATCCGGAGGTGGCTGATAATGCCATCATAGCATACAAGAACGCAGGATTGGAAGTGGTCAATGAACCTATCAGAGGGGGCACAGATGGCAGCAGGCTTAGTTTTATGGGCCTTCCCTGTCCAAATATCTTTACCGGCATGCAGGCTATCCATAGCCGCCACGAGTGGATTGGTATTTCAGATATGGAAAAAGCAGTGGACGTTTTGGTCGAATTGACAAAAGTGTGGGAAGAAAAAGCCTAAATCAGTTGAAAATACAATTCTAGCAATTATATTTGCATCCCGAGAGAATATCGGGTATAGGCCTCGTAGTACAATGGATAGTATATGAGTTTCCGAAGCTCCAGATCCAAGTTCGATTCTTGGCGAGGCCACTGGTAGCACTGGTTATATTGATAATCAGCGCTTTTTTGTGCTTTGATGTAAAACCCAATTAATGAAAAACGACATTCATATCAACTGTACCTTGAATCATTGATGATGAATAGCTATTGGTCGTCAGGCCAAATGTTATTATTAAATGAATTGCCGATCGGACTTTAGTTTCAGCTTTGAATACCTGAATCTTATCTGCGAGAAATGTTACATAGGATTTGGTAACTGTAAATGGGGATTGAAGACTTCGTCTCATAAAGGCGGTCTCTACCTTTAAACTAAATAAAATATGTAGTTTGAACCAATGTTTTATGTAAGTGAGGCGTGAATCGATAGCCGGGCTCAATGTATTTATAAGTAAAAGCGGGCATCCTTATAAGAAGATAAGATGCCCGCCTGAATCTTTAATGCTATTTATGATACTATGCTATGCTCTGACTTTAACTGATCTGCTTTTTAAGAGAAGCTACCTCTTGCTGCAAATTATTTACAACACCTGCCAATCCGGCCATTTGGCCAACATCCCATCTCTGGTGCTTATCAATTTTGGTAATGATCATCTGGGCCTTCCAGATCTCCATAATATCAATCGCATCCAGTTGATATGGGTCAAAAATAGGATTATCGCTGACTAAGGTTACCTGTTCCCTGGTTTTGTTATTGCGTACTATCCGTTTATAAACGATACCATTGGATCTGGAAACAACAATATAGGCGTTATTATTTTTTACATCATTGAGGTGCTCAACTTTTTCCCCGACAACAACGCTGCCGCTGGGGGTAGGAAGCATGCTGTCGCCGACGATTTCAAAAGCGCGGTAAAAACCGGGGGCCAGCATTGGCAGGGTAAAAGTGTTCAGCTCATCTAAAAACTCATTATCTTCATAACCCGCTAAGTACCCGGCTGCAGCTTTCACTGGCACAAATTGTACCTTTGCTTCTGTCGTACTGGCCATCATCATTGCACGTCTTCTGTCTAAATACGTACCCTCTCCCGGTTGATCTAAGTCTTCCAGAAAAAGCTCATCCAGGCTTAATTTGAATATCTGTCCGATAGCCGTTAATACATCAATACGAGGTTCAGCCCGACTCTCTTCATAGGCGCCGATAAGGGAACGCTTAATGCCTAGTTTATCAGCCATCTGAGCTTGTGTCCAACCACGCAGCTTTCTTAGATATTTCAGGTTTTTGCCGGCGTATGTAGTCATGTTTTTGAATTTTTAGAGTGAACACTAATACGATTAGTGCAATTTACTAAGGATTGGCAAGACTCCCAAATAATTTGGAGTTTTTTTGCAAGAAAAAACTAAATAATTTTATTTTTCGTATTTGATAGCAAAAAATCCAGTGAAATAGAACGGCTGAGCTCATAAATCACTGGATTTCTTATTTCTATCCTTAGGTCAATACGGTTATTTGTCTTTATTCTTTCCGCCACCAAAAATGCGCCTAAAAATTCCCTTTTTTTTAGGTTCTTCTTTTTTGGGAGCCGGCATGACAGCTTTGGGCTGTGCCTTTTTTGCACCTGAAGAACTTCCGCCTATCAGCGGGACATCATTTTGATCAGTATTATTAATATTTGTATCGCTCTCCGGTCCAATATCTTGCGGTTTAATACCTGGCTGGTTGAAAATGTTATTCTGGATGCTATCAGTACTGTCTTTAATATCATGTGCCCAGTCATAAATCACGGATTCTGCCGGATTAACACCGCCGGTATTGAAATGTTGACTGGAGTTCAAGCCAGCAGCCTTGTCCTTATAGGCTTTCTGGAAGAAATAGGCCCAGATCGGAAGTGCCAGAGAGGAACCTTGGCCAATAGCTGTGCTATTGAAACGAATAAAGCGGCTGTCGCATCCCGTCCATACACCTACTAATAATTGAGGCGTAAACCCAATAAACCAAGCATCACTATTGTCATTGGTGGTACCGGTTTTACCAGCAATATCTCCCGGTATATCGTAGCGGGCCATTCTTCTGCCGGTACCATAATCAATCACGTCTTCCATCATAGAAACCAGAGAACTGGAAGTAATGTCACTGATGACTTGTTTACGTTTAGGTGTGCTGGTAAATAAAATATTGTGATGCGCATCTTCTATGCGTGTTATAATCATCGGCTGGACGGTAAATCCTCTTCCGGGGAACATCGAATAGGCCTGCATCATTTCGTATAGTGATATCTCGCCACTACCCAGGGCAATGGCAGGGTAGGGGTCAATCTTAGAAGTAATGCCGCAAGTCTTTAAAAAATCCACAAACTTAACAGCGCCATCATTGCCTTCCGGCCCAAGCTGTTTCATGATGTATGCTGTGGCGCAGTTGCGGGATTCTGCAAGCGCTTCGGACATCGGCATTGTTCTGCCGGTACAGGTAGCTCCGGTTGCCGGAACATTACCATATCCTTTAAAGTATTGCTGGACGTCTTCTACCGGCGTACCGGGGGTAAAACCGCCTTTTTCTATTGCCAGGCTGTAGAGAAGAGGCTTAATGGTAGAGCCGACCTGCCTTTTTGTATTGACATTGACATGGTCAAACTTATACGTCTGGAAATCGATGCCACCCACCCAGGCTTTAACTTCTCCAGAGATAGGATCCATGGCCATGAGGCCAGCCTGCAACATTTGTTTGGTATAACGGATGGAATCATACGGTGTCATAACCGTATCTGTATGCCTGTTTTTGTTCCAGGCAAAGACACGCATTTTGGTTTTAACATGGAAGGACTTTTCAATGTCTTTATCGGACATGCCATTCTCCTTTGAGGTTTTCCAGCGGTTGCTACGCTTCATCGATCTTTCAATGGTAACTTCGTGCCCTTTCCAAATGCTGCCATTTTTAACATTCTCCTGTGCATTCAAAAGTTTTTGCATGGAGCTCATATGCTTGGCTACAGCACTCTCTGCATAGCGTTGCAGATTCGGATTGATGGTCGTATAAATCCTGAGGCCGTCACGATATAGATTATAAGTTGTGCCATCAGGTTTTTTATTGGCAGGGTCTGCACACCACTGTTTGAGCTGGCGGATCAGTTCCATTCTGAAATAAGGAGCCAGGCCATTGGAGTTACTCATTTTATGATAATTCAGCACAATGGGGGCTTTTTTGATCTTTTCAGCTTCCTGGGGGGCAACAAAATGGTTA containing:
- a CDS encoding NUDIX domain-containing protein; this translates as MEDLPIEENPWKVVSGKEVYDNPWINVTAYEVINPSGGNGIYGKVHFKNRAIGVVAMDENNQLFLVGQYRFPLERYSWELPEGGGPLNEAALSAAKRELLEETGLVANNWQEFLTMDLSNSVTDEQATVFLATGLSQKEAAPEPTEKLQIIRKSFSQVFDLVMAGKITDSITVAAILKLKAMGYS
- a CDS encoding UDP-glucose dehydrogenase family protein, which encodes MKVVIAGSGYVGLVTGACLADIGVDVCCVDVDQQKIDNLQKGILPIFEPGLEDIVNRNVKSKRLHFSTSIADHIKDAGAVFIAVGTPAGEDGSADMQYVLSVADSIGQHLEDYTVVVTKSTVPVGSSEKVRATINKALEKRGQDIPFDVVSNPEFLKEGAAIKDFMSPDRIVVGIDSNRARETMDTLYKPFLLNGYRILYMDIPSAEMTKYAANAMLATRISFMNDIANLCEKVGANVSHVRAGIGTDPRIGRKFLYPGVGYGGSCFPKDVKALLRTGKDHQYPLRLLEAVEAVNDAQKKVLFDKINRHYDQSLEGKTIAVWGLAFKPNTDDMREAPALVLIEALLASGAKVQVYDPEAMKEARKVLSDKVKWAEDVYDSVKGADAIALITEWNAFRLPNWNQIKSLMQTPVVFDGRNIYDDVQLTKAGFIYYGIGQ
- the pepT gene encoding peptidase T, giving the protein MTDQYKYTVTDRFLRYVKIDTQSDPDNPAFPSSEKQKDLSKLLVKELLEMGIKDAVMDQNGYVYATIESNTDKEVPVICFCSHVDTAPDCSGKDVRPIVHENYDGSDIQLPDDPDQVIRMADYPYLKTHLGKSIITASGKTLLGGDDKSGVAVIMDSAHYLINHPEIKHGTVKILFTPDEETGRGTEKVDLKRLGADFGYTLDGGELGSFEDETFSADGAKITVHGVIAHPGYAKGKLVNALKIAGEILAALPKNEFSPETTSGREGFVHPVKVEGIAEEASIDFIVRDFITENLAKHEARLKAIAEEIILQYPGVKLDFAVKEQYRNMKEILQQYPEVADNAIIAYKNAGLEVVNEPIRGGTDGSRLSFMGLPCPNIFTGMQAIHSRHEWIGISDMEKAVDVLVELTKVWEEKA
- a CDS encoding XRE family transcriptional regulator: MTTYAGKNLKYLRKLRGWTQAQMADKLGIKRSLIGAYEESRAEPRIDVLTAIGQIFKLSLDELFLEDLDQPGEGTYLDRRRAMMMASTTEAKVQFVPVKAAAGYLAGYEDNEFLDELNTFTLPMLAPGFYRAFEIVGDSMLPTPSGSVVVGEKVEHLNDVKNNNAYIVVSRSNGIVYKRIVRNNKTREQVTLVSDNPIFDPYQLDAIDIMEIWKAQMIITKIDKHQRWDVGQMAGLAGVVNNLQQEVASLKKQIS
- a CDS encoding penicillin-binding protein 1A yields the protein MKQEKKQPNKSEGKKRNKNKVVRVLWIIFFAGLLGACLLVMMANYGLLGEMPSIEQLQNPNASEASQIYADDGTIMGKIYSEDRINVSFDQISPHVIQALVATEDERFYQHSGIDPRSLARALFSLGGEGGASTITMQTAKNLFTDYKRNAFIRIIQKLKESIIAIKLERNFTKNEIVTLYLNTVPFGDNVYGIRNAARTFFQVNPSDLTVGQAAVLIGMLKASTTYNPRLHMDKALQRRNVVINQMVRNHFVAPQEAEKIKKAPIVLNYHKMSNSNGLAPYFRMELIRQLKQWCADPANKKPDGTTYNLYRDGLRIYTTINPNLQRYAESAVAKHMSSMQKLLNAQENVKNGSIWKGHEVTIERSMKRSNRWKTSKENGMSDKDIEKSFHVKTKMRVFAWNKNRHTDTVMTPYDSIRYTKQMLQAGLMAMDPISGEVKAWVGGIDFQTYKFDHVNVNTKRQVGSTIKPLLYSLAIEKGGFTPGTPVEDVQQYFKGYGNVPATGATCTGRTMPMSEALAESRNCATAYIMKQLGPEGNDGAVKFVDFLKTCGITSKIDPYPAIALGSGEISLYEMMQAYSMFPGRGFTVQPMIITRIEDAHHNILFTSTPKRKQVISDITSSSLVSMMEDVIDYGTGRRMARYDIPGDIAGKTGTTNDNSDAWFIGFTPQLLVGVWTGCDSRFIRFNSTAIGQGSSLALPIWAYFFQKAYKDKAAGLNSSQHFNTGGVNPAESVIYDWAHDIKDSTDSIQNNIFNQPGIKPQDIGPESDTNINNTDQNDVPLIGGSSSGAKKAQPKAVMPAPKKEEPKKKGIFRRIFGGGKNKDK